A single genomic interval of Lewinellaceae bacterium harbors:
- a CDS encoding GMC family oxidoreductase, whose protein sequence is MYFNSQGNDETTYDAIVVGSGISGGWAAKELSEKGLKTLILERGRDVKHPEYPTATLNVYQLPHRDRVPREEIERDYPKQNRTGYTVRESTKHWWVKDHEQPYQEIQRFDWMRGYHVGGRSIMWGRQSYRWGPQDFTANLEDGHGSDWPVRYNEMASWYDYVETFAGISGMKEGLPQLPDGQFLPPMDFNCSERHLRESIAKNYNDRILTIGRTANLTVAHNGRGPCQFRNRCIRGCPYGGYFSSNAATLPAAYATGNVTLRPFSVVESIIYDPKKKRASGVRVIDAETMEVHEFSAKIIFLCASTLNSTLILMNSANEIWPDGLGSSSGELGHNLMDHHFRAGATGEFDEWGDQYYKGRRANGIYIPRFRNLSKETTMKDFVRGYGYQGSGSREDWTGSVAELAVGKGLKEAFQTPGKWRIGLTGFGECLPYHENKVTLNREVRDKWGMPTLVFDCSFKENELSMRKDMQQQAAEMLEAAGAKNVNTYDQLGAPGLGIHEMGTARMGRDPKTSVLNKHNQVWDAPNVFVTDGAAMASAACQNPSLTYMALTARAADYAVSELKKMNL, encoded by the coding sequence ATGTATTTCAATTCGCAAGGAAATGATGAAACGACGTATGATGCCATCGTCGTAGGTTCAGGGATCAGTGGAGGCTGGGCTGCCAAAGAACTCAGTGAAAAAGGCTTGAAAACCCTGATTCTTGAGCGGGGCCGGGATGTAAAACATCCGGAATATCCTACCGCCACGCTCAATGTATATCAGCTGCCTCACCGGGACCGTGTACCCCGTGAAGAAATCGAACGGGACTACCCCAAACAAAACCGCACCGGTTATACGGTTCGTGAATCCACCAAACACTGGTGGGTGAAAGATCACGAACAACCCTATCAGGAAATCCAGCGGTTTGACTGGATGCGCGGATACCATGTAGGAGGTCGTTCCATCATGTGGGGCCGGCAGAGTTACCGCTGGGGTCCACAGGATTTCACGGCAAACCTGGAAGATGGCCACGGATCAGATTGGCCGGTGCGCTACAATGAAATGGCGTCATGGTACGACTATGTGGAGACCTTTGCGGGTATTTCCGGAATGAAGGAAGGCCTTCCTCAGCTTCCTGACGGACAATTTTTGCCGCCCATGGATTTCAATTGCTCGGAACGTCACCTGCGTGAATCCATCGCAAAAAATTACAATGACCGTATCCTGACCATCGGCCGCACAGCCAACCTTACCGTTGCTCACAATGGCCGGGGACCCTGCCAGTTCCGAAACCGGTGCATACGCGGATGTCCTTACGGAGGATATTTCAGCAGTAATGCCGCAACCCTTCCCGCCGCCTACGCAACGGGCAACGTGACGCTTCGTCCCTTCTCCGTGGTAGAAAGCATCATCTACGATCCGAAAAAGAAAAGGGCTTCCGGAGTACGGGTTATTGATGCAGAAACCATGGAGGTTCATGAGTTTTCAGCTAAAATTATTTTCCTCTGTGCTTCCACCTTAAATTCGACCCTGATCCTCATGAATTCGGCCAATGAAATCTGGCCGGACGGACTGGGTAGCAGCAGTGGTGAATTAGGACATAATCTGATGGATCACCACTTCCGTGCCGGCGCTACCGGAGAATTTGACGAATGGGGTGACCAATATTATAAAGGACGCCGGGCAAATGGTATCTACATCCCGCGATTCCGAAACCTGAGCAAAGAGACCACCATGAAAGACTTCGTGCGCGGATATGGTTATCAGGGCAGCGGAAGCCGTGAAGACTGGACCGGATCAGTCGCCGAACTGGCCGTTGGCAAAGGTCTCAAAGAAGCCTTCCAGACACCCGGCAAATGGCGAATCGGTCTGACTGGCTTTGGCGAATGCCTCCCCTACCATGAAAATAAAGTTACCCTCAACCGGGAAGTAAGGGATAAATGGGGAATGCCGACGCTGGTATTCGATTGTTCTTTCAAAGAGAATGAACTGAGCATGCGGAAAGATATGCAGCAACAGGCTGCCGAGATGCTGGAAGCTGCCGGTGCAAAAAATGTGAACACCTATGACCAGCTGGGTGCACCAGGACTGGGTATCCATGAAATGGGCACAGCCCGGATGGGCCGCGATCCAAAGACATCAGTACTAAACAAACACAATCAAGTGTGGGATGCTCCCAATGTTTTTGTCACCGATGGTGCTGCTATGGCATCTGCGGCCTGTCAAAACCCCTCACTGACATACATGGCTTTAACCGCCAGAGCTGCTGACTATGCTGTTTCCGAACTTAAAAAAATGAACTTATGA
- a CDS encoding DUF2891 domain-containing protein has protein sequence MKKICSTGLLLVLLLSNCVHPEPPKATETKPLPPPNPMLNLTSEQAERLSQLPLKCIGQEYPNKPGNTMGDSSYIQGPREQHPAFYGCFDWHSAVHGHWSLVRLLKKFPDMPDAQEIRNRLNQNLTEANIDAEVRFFEDKNNSSYERTYGWAWLLKLTEELKTWDDPQGKRWLRHLQPLTDLMVSRYKEFLPKLLYPVRTGEHPNTAFGLTMALDYALTVGDTSLQHAIERRAKYFFEQDQNCPVSWEPGGFDFLSPCLEEAALMAEVLPERSFQTWFSAFLPDLGSLTPARVSDRSDGKLVHLDGLNFSRAWCLYILARKLPARSAELRALADEHLATSLANITDGDYAGEHWLGTFALYALSERERE, from the coding sequence ATGAAAAAGATATGCAGTACAGGGTTGCTCCTGGTCCTCCTATTATCCAATTGTGTTCATCCGGAGCCACCCAAAGCGACTGAAACCAAACCGTTGCCCCCACCCAATCCTATGTTGAATCTTACATCTGAACAAGCAGAGCGCCTGAGTCAGCTACCCCTGAAATGCATTGGTCAGGAATACCCGAATAAGCCAGGTAATACCATGGGTGATTCGAGTTATATCCAGGGCCCGCGCGAACAGCATCCTGCTTTTTATGGCTGTTTTGACTGGCATTCTGCGGTACACGGGCACTGGTCATTGGTACGCTTACTGAAAAAATTTCCGGATATGCCGGATGCACAGGAAATCCGAAACCGGCTGAATCAAAACCTCACCGAGGCTAATATCGATGCAGAAGTCAGGTTCTTTGAGGACAAGAACAATTCCAGCTATGAACGCACCTATGGGTGGGCCTGGTTACTCAAGCTGACCGAAGAACTCAAAACCTGGGATGATCCACAAGGCAAGCGTTGGCTGAGGCATTTGCAGCCTCTGACAGACCTGATGGTAAGCCGGTATAAAGAATTTTTACCAAAATTACTGTACCCGGTCAGGACAGGCGAACATCCCAATACCGCTTTTGGGCTGACCATGGCTCTGGATTATGCCCTGACGGTTGGTGACACCAGCCTGCAACATGCCATCGAGCGACGCGCGAAGTACTTTTTTGAACAGGACCAAAACTGTCCAGTCAGCTGGGAACCCGGCGGGTTCGATTTCCTTTCTCCCTGCCTGGAAGAAGCCGCGCTTATGGCTGAGGTTTTGCCGGAACGGTCCTTTCAGACCTGGTTTTCTGCTTTCCTGCCCGATCTTGGCAGTTTAACGCCGGCCCGGGTCAGTGATCGCTCCGACGGCAAACTTGTACACCTGGATGGTCTCAATTTCAGCCGTGCGTGGTGTCTCTACATCCTGGCCAGAAAACTGCCGGCACGCTCGGCCGAATTGAGAGCACTGGCCGATGAGCACCTGGCTACCAGCCTGGCAAACATTACCGATGGCGACTACGCCGGAGAACACTGGCTGGGCACCTTTGCATTGTATGCATTAAGTGAGCGCGAGCGGGAGTAA
- a CDS encoding sterol desaturase family protein — translation MESIINYFSTIPSSHRTIILVSGLLFFWIMEGVIPISRILYNKYRHAGVNLFFTLTTLIINLGFAFLIVKGSDWSVAHRFGLFQWVSNWPLGVRIVMALLSMDLISAYLIHWIEHQVPWMWKFHVIHHSDTKVDTTTALRHHPGESVFRATFTVLAVLATGAPMWLVMIYQSISAFSSQFNHANIRIPESIDRILRLVLVTPAMHRVHHHYKQPLTDTNYGNIFSIWDRLFGTYAFIPANEIVYGLDVFDKRENHLGDLLKVPIDKDSYRN, via the coding sequence ATGGAATCAATCATCAACTACTTCAGCACCATTCCTTCCTCGCACCGGACGATCATTCTGGTCTCCGGATTATTGTTTTTCTGGATAATGGAAGGAGTCATCCCGATCAGCCGCATCCTGTACAACAAATACCGGCATGCCGGTGTGAATCTCTTCTTTACACTAACGACGCTGATCATCAACCTGGGATTTGCCTTCCTGATCGTTAAAGGTAGTGATTGGTCGGTGGCCCACCGATTTGGATTATTTCAATGGGTCAGCAACTGGCCCCTCGGCGTCCGCATCGTAATGGCCCTGCTTAGCATGGACCTCATCAGCGCCTACCTGATCCATTGGATTGAGCACCAGGTGCCCTGGATGTGGAAGTTCCATGTCATCCACCATTCAGACACCAAAGTGGACACTACGACGGCTTTGCGCCATCATCCGGGAGAATCGGTCTTCCGGGCTACCTTTACTGTTCTCGCCGTGCTGGCAACCGGGGCACCGATGTGGCTGGTGATGATCTATCAAAGCATATCGGCATTTAGTTCTCAGTTCAATCATGCCAATATCCGGATACCTGAATCCATCGACCGTATCCTGCGGTTGGTTCTGGTGACTCCTGCCATGCACCGGGTTCACCACCATTATAAGCAACCTCTGACCGACACCAACTACGGAAATATTTTTTCCATCTGGGACCGCCTGTTCGGCACCTATGCCTTCATCCCGGCGAATGAGATCGTCTATGGACTGGATGTCTTTGATAAAAGAGAAAATCATCTGGGTGATCTGCTCAAGGTACCGATCGATAAAGACAGCTACCGGAATTAG
- a CDS encoding gluconate 2-dehydrogenase subunit 3 family protein, with translation MSLSRREALQQSGWILAGVLSAGSIASLVSGCNQSTPSVLGDWTPAALNMDQANLLAELAETIVPKTKTPGATDAQVTQTIDDTLNLIVSDEEKQRFLDGLAQVDAESDKQFGKKFTSLSSPDREKVVQTLADAAKQSGAPNNFQMVYQMIVFSFCTSEIACKEVFKIDQIPGSYQGCIPFSDVGKVWAPI, from the coding sequence ATGAGCCTGTCAAGAAGAGAAGCATTGCAACAATCCGGTTGGATATTGGCGGGTGTCTTGTCGGCAGGCAGCATAGCCTCCCTGGTATCCGGGTGTAATCAATCCACTCCCTCCGTTCTGGGTGACTGGACACCAGCAGCCCTGAACATGGATCAGGCCAACCTGCTTGCGGAACTGGCGGAAACCATCGTACCGAAAACGAAAACGCCTGGTGCCACCGATGCGCAGGTAACCCAAACCATCGACGATACGCTGAATCTGATCGTATCCGACGAAGAAAAACAGCGGTTCCTGGATGGGTTGGCACAAGTTGATGCAGAAAGCGACAAGCAGTTCGGTAAAAAGTTCACATCCCTGTCCAGCCCTGATCGCGAAAAAGTCGTCCAGACGCTTGCCGATGCAGCCAAACAATCCGGTGCGCCAAATAATTTCCAAATGGTCTACCAGATGATCGTATTCAGTTTTTGTACTTCTGAGATCGCATGCAAAGAAGTATTTAAAATCGACCAGATCCCGGGTAGTTATCAGGGTTGCATTCCATTTTCAGATGTTGGCAAGGTTTGGGCTCCCATTTAG
- the aspS gene encoding aspartate--tRNA ligase: MYRTHTCGELRIADVGKEVTLAGWVQAGRDFGGMTFVDVRDRYGITQIVFNMEDNAALCEQARKLGREFVIQVTGKVRERSAKNPNRATGDIEIEVAALNLLNPSKVPPFTIEDDTDGGDDLRMKYRYLDLRRTPVQQNIIFRARMGLETRKYLSGQGFLEIETPFLIKSTPEGARDFVVPSRLNPNQFYALPQSPQTFKQILMVAGFDRYFQIVKCFRDEDLRADRQPEFTQIDCEMAFVTREDILNTFEGLTKHLYREVLGIELNTFPRMSYDDAIARYGSDKPDTRFGMEFVELNELAQNQGFPVFDSAELVVGICAPGIADTYSNKDINALTDWVKRPQVGAKGLVYIKYQSDGTIKSSIGKFYTDEQLHAWGERFGARPGDLVLILAGEAEKTRSQLGALRLEMGERLGLRDPKKVNPLWVVDFPLLEWDEDAQRFFAMHHPFTSPKKDDIERMQNGDFATLKALRADAYDLVLNGVEIGGGSIRIHNRNLQSKNFDLLGFTKEEAEAQFGFLLGAFEYGAPPHGGIAFGFDRLCAVMNGQNSIRDFIAFPKNNMGRDMMIEAPSPIDQKQLDELALQLKRNNLSQ, translated from the coding sequence ATGTACAGAACACATACCTGTGGCGAACTACGCATCGCTGATGTTGGAAAAGAGGTGACCCTGGCCGGCTGGGTGCAGGCGGGCAGAGACTTCGGAGGGATGACCTTTGTGGATGTCCGGGATCGTTATGGCATCACGCAGATCGTCTTCAATATGGAAGACAATGCCGCGCTATGCGAACAAGCCCGTAAGCTGGGCCGCGAATTCGTCATTCAGGTGACCGGCAAGGTGCGTGAACGGAGCGCCAAAAATCCAAACCGGGCTACCGGGGACATCGAGATCGAAGTAGCCGCACTCAACCTGCTGAACCCAAGTAAGGTGCCTCCCTTTACCATTGAAGACGACACCGATGGGGGTGACGACCTCCGGATGAAATACCGCTACCTTGACCTGCGCCGTACCCCGGTACAGCAAAACATCATCTTTCGCGCCCGGATGGGGCTGGAGACCCGGAAGTATTTGTCCGGCCAGGGCTTCCTGGAGATTGAGACGCCATTCCTGATCAAGAGTACCCCGGAAGGAGCACGTGACTTTGTGGTGCCAAGCCGCTTAAACCCCAACCAGTTTTATGCGCTGCCCCAGTCGCCGCAAACCTTCAAGCAGATCCTGATGGTGGCCGGCTTCGATCGTTATTTTCAGATCGTAAAATGTTTCCGTGATGAGGATCTGCGTGCCGACCGCCAGCCAGAGTTCACCCAGATCGACTGCGAGATGGCTTTCGTCACCCGCGAAGACATCCTGAACACCTTTGAAGGCCTGACCAAACATCTGTACCGCGAAGTCCTCGGTATCGAACTCAATACTTTCCCGCGCATGTCGTACGACGATGCGATTGCCAGGTATGGATCCGACAAACCGGACACCCGCTTCGGGATGGAGTTCGTGGAGCTCAATGAGCTGGCACAAAACCAGGGATTCCCCGTCTTCGACAGCGCAGAGCTGGTGGTGGGCATTTGTGCTCCGGGTATCGCTGACACCTATTCGAACAAAGACATCAATGCCCTGACCGACTGGGTTAAACGTCCCCAGGTCGGAGCCAAGGGCCTGGTCTACATCAAATACCAGAGTGATGGTACCATCAAATCCAGCATTGGAAAATTTTATACCGACGAACAACTGCATGCCTGGGGTGAACGCTTTGGGGCCAGGCCAGGTGACCTGGTGCTGATCCTGGCCGGAGAAGCGGAAAAAACCCGTTCACAACTGGGTGCCCTTCGCCTGGAGATGGGCGAGCGCCTGGGACTGCGGGACCCGAAAAAGGTGAATCCGCTCTGGGTAGTCGATTTTCCATTGCTCGAATGGGACGAAGATGCGCAACGTTTCTTTGCCATGCACCATCCGTTCACCTCGCCTAAAAAAGATGACATCGAGCGCATGCAGAATGGCGATTTTGCCACCTTGAAAGCCTTGCGGGCAGATGCCTATGACCTGGTTCTCAACGGTGTAGAGATCGGCGGAGGGTCGATCCGTATCCACAACCGGAACCTGCAGAGTAAAAACTTTGACCTGCTCGGATTTACCAAAGAAGAAGCGGAAGCTCAATTTGGGTTCCTGCTGGGGGCTTTCGAATACGGAGCTCCTCCTCACGGTGGGATAGCATTTGGTTTTGACCGGTTGTGTGCCGTGATGAACGGGCAGAATTCCATCCGCGACTTTATCGCTTTCCCAAAAAACAACATGGGGCGCGATATGATGATCGAAGCGCCGTCACCGATCGATCAGAAGCAGCTTGATGAACTGGCATTGCAGTTGAAGCGTAACAACCTTTCCCAGTAG
- a CDS encoding M4 family metallopeptidase: MNHHRYILICLLAGAWVAGLAQDKFHRPIYHTGQPVPALQPIRKTWKDPGQVRALPQFQPATLFWQNDYQILSAQYDKTSLFIEAKDQLSGKRNRPDAKDALQLLSAVGLQVPFSEIATEADDLGWRHTHFQQMYAGYPVYGGEVIIHQSNQGMVRILGQVKRAKSAAGAATFLGPKLNAEAAIKQGFQDVGRYTEVLDQLPEIPGLPKVERQTANLVVWMEGEQPKLAWHLQIVPNWYGSWDYFIDANTGEVLESHTNRCTLNHELNHSGNHSHYAAPEGDPLDGATKGTGKDLAGVTREVNGYQENGTFYMVDASRPMFSTIGTDTEQPEGVIWTFNAQNSNPNKNFNAVTVTSATNTWSDAKAVSAHYNGSVAYEYFRQTFGRNSINGLGGNIVSFINVVDDDNSQMDNAFWNNTAMFYGNGKDAFKPLAQGLDVAGHEMSHGVIQNSAGLDYVNESGAMNESFADVFGVLIDRDDWTIGEDVVLTSVFKSGALRNMQDPHNGGSKLGDNGWQPAHYSERYTGSQDNGGVHINSGIPNFAFYKIASKIGKETAEQIYYRALTKYLTRSSNFVDLRNAVLASATDIQGSNSASIAIINTAFDEVGIGSTGGSEKPTDVGENTGEEYVVIVSNEDGNLYLATTAGEIISDALSDNPPLSRPSMTDDGTVLVYVSQDNIMRYISFDWQQGQYGSDVLDDQVPWRNVVISKDGNRLAALTKEEDNLIYVYDFNLQQFPAFELTNPTYTEGISTGDVLRADAMEFDFTGEYLVYDCESQLKNANGADVTYWDIGFLHVFDVASNQFAEGSIQKLFAGLPPNTSVGNPTFSKNSPYIIAFELIDESNAEPTIYLLGGNLETGQVDTILENNTLSYPNFSTADDRLLVNTDVTELFIFTRTDLYQVPLASDKISLGGNPSEFLQNAQWGYWFATGSRVLTKIVKELAPSYALKAYPNPVTDRVLVSLELEKSAEVNYQLFNLYGQQIATWRELESPGKVQRSLQLPELAAGTYVLRVNVNGQQGIVKLTRF, from the coding sequence ATGAATCACCATCGTTACATTCTGATCTGCCTTTTGGCAGGTGCCTGGGTTGCCGGTTTGGCCCAGGATAAATTTCATCGGCCCATCTACCACACCGGACAGCCGGTACCGGCTCTGCAGCCGATCAGGAAGACCTGGAAAGATCCAGGCCAGGTGCGGGCTTTGCCACAGTTTCAGCCGGCAACCCTGTTCTGGCAGAATGACTACCAGATCCTATCTGCTCAATACGATAAAACCTCGCTCTTTATCGAAGCGAAAGATCAACTTTCCGGTAAGCGCAATCGCCCCGACGCGAAAGACGCACTGCAACTGCTCAGCGCGGTAGGCCTGCAGGTACCTTTCAGTGAAATAGCTACCGAAGCCGATGACCTGGGTTGGCGACACACCCATTTCCAGCAAATGTATGCCGGCTATCCGGTCTATGGCGGAGAGGTGATCATCCACCAATCCAACCAGGGGATGGTACGCATCCTCGGTCAGGTAAAAAGGGCGAAGTCTGCTGCCGGAGCCGCCACTTTTTTAGGGCCCAAATTGAATGCTGAAGCTGCAATCAAGCAGGGGTTTCAGGATGTCGGCAGGTACACGGAAGTGCTGGATCAGCTGCCCGAAATTCCCGGGTTACCCAAAGTGGAACGCCAGACCGCTAACCTGGTGGTATGGATGGAAGGAGAGCAGCCAAAGTTGGCCTGGCACCTGCAGATCGTGCCCAATTGGTACGGATCCTGGGATTATTTCATTGATGCCAATACCGGCGAGGTACTGGAAAGTCACACCAACCGTTGTACCCTTAACCACGAGTTGAATCATTCAGGTAACCACAGTCATTATGCAGCCCCGGAAGGAGACCCGCTGGACGGAGCGACCAAAGGCACGGGTAAAGACCTGGCGGGTGTGACCAGGGAAGTGAATGGTTATCAGGAAAATGGAACCTTCTACATGGTGGATGCCAGTCGTCCCATGTTTTCGACGATTGGAACTGATACCGAGCAACCGGAAGGCGTGATCTGGACATTCAATGCCCAAAACTCCAATCCGAATAAGAACTTCAATGCCGTAACGGTGACTTCTGCCACCAACACCTGGAGCGATGCCAAAGCGGTGTCTGCACACTACAACGGTAGTGTGGCTTATGAGTATTTCCGGCAGACCTTTGGCCGCAATTCGATCAATGGCCTGGGTGGAAATATTGTTTCCTTCATCAACGTGGTCGATGACGATAATTCTCAAATGGACAATGCCTTCTGGAACAATACCGCCATGTTTTACGGCAACGGTAAGGATGCCTTTAAACCATTGGCTCAGGGGCTTGATGTAGCCGGTCATGAGATGAGCCATGGGGTGATTCAGAACTCTGCCGGACTGGATTATGTCAATGAATCGGGAGCGATGAATGAATCGTTTGCAGATGTTTTCGGCGTACTGATCGATCGTGACGACTGGACCATTGGTGAAGACGTCGTGTTAACGTCGGTTTTTAAATCCGGAGCTTTGCGTAACATGCAGGATCCGCACAATGGAGGCAGCAAATTAGGCGATAATGGATGGCAGCCGGCTCATTATTCAGAACGTTATACCGGCTCGCAGGATAATGGTGGTGTACACATCAACAGTGGTATACCCAATTTTGCATTTTATAAGATCGCTTCCAAAATCGGTAAAGAAACCGCCGAACAAATTTATTACCGTGCCCTGACCAAATACCTGACCCGCAGTTCGAATTTTGTTGACCTGCGCAATGCTGTGTTGGCATCTGCGACCGATATCCAGGGTTCCAACAGTGCTTCTATCGCGATCATCAATACAGCATTTGATGAAGTTGGTATCGGTTCGACCGGTGGATCGGAGAAACCAACCGACGTCGGTGAAAACACCGGAGAAGAGTATGTTGTAATCGTCAGCAATGAAGATGGTAATTTATACCTGGCGACTACCGCTGGTGAGATCATCTCCGATGCCTTGTCGGACAACCCTCCTTTGAGCCGGCCGAGTATGACGGATGACGGAACCGTATTGGTCTATGTATCCCAGGATAATATCATGCGTTACATCAGCTTTGACTGGCAACAAGGACAATATGGTTCAGATGTGCTCGACGATCAGGTGCCCTGGCGGAACGTCGTTATTTCTAAAGATGGCAACCGGCTCGCTGCATTGACCAAAGAAGAGGATAACCTTATCTACGTGTATGATTTCAATTTGCAGCAGTTCCCGGCATTTGAGCTGACCAATCCGACCTATACAGAGGGGATTTCGACCGGCGACGTGCTGCGTGCCGACGCCATGGAATTTGACTTTACAGGAGAATACCTGGTTTACGATTGTGAAAGCCAGCTGAAAAATGCCAACGGTGCTGACGTGACCTATTGGGATATTGGATTTCTGCATGTTTTTGATGTGGCCAGCAACCAGTTTGCCGAAGGCTCTATCCAGAAGCTTTTTGCCGGATTGCCGCCGAATACCAGTGTGGGCAACCCAACCTTCTCGAAGAACTCACCCTATATCATTGCCTTTGAGCTGATTGATGAATCCAATGCCGAGCCGACTATTTATTTGCTGGGCGGTAACCTGGAAACGGGACAGGTGGACACCATTCTGGAGAATAATACCCTCAGTTATCCGAACTTCAGTACGGCGGATGACCGGCTGCTGGTTAATACGGATGTGACTGAATTATTCATCTTCACCCGGACCGATCTCTATCAGGTGCCTCTGGCGTCCGATAAAATCAGCCTGGGAGGTAACCCTTCGGAATTTTTGCAAAATGCACAGTGGGGATATTGGTTTGCTACCGGCAGCCGGGTGCTGACTAAAATCGTCAAGGAACTGGCTCCTTCCTATGCGCTGAAAGCGTACCCCAATCCGGTTACGGACCGGGTTTTGGTTAGCCTGGAGCTTGAAAAATCTGCGGAGGTAAATTATCAGTTGTTCAACCTGTACGGCCAGCAAATAGCCACCTGGCGTGAATTGGAATCGCCGGGAAAAGTTCAGCGATCATTGCAACTGCCTGAACTTGCTGCCGGAACCTACGTGTTGCGGGTGAATGTAAATGGCCAGCAGGGCATCGTTAAGCTGACGAGGTTCTGA